Part of the Alosa alosa isolate M-15738 ecotype Scorff River chromosome 18, AALO_Geno_1.1, whole genome shotgun sequence genome is shown below.
CACTGTAGAAATGCGACAGCTTTAGCTGTGGCTGATCAGACCGTAGCTGAGGTGATGCGGCAGCTCATCATACGAGGCCGCTGCGCCGCCTGCCCTAAGATCTTCCACAGCCAAGATGAGATCGACGAGCACAGGCAGCAGACTCAGCACGCGGTGGAGCCCACCGGCAGCATGGAGAAAGCCATCCTGCATTACAGCGACTACCAGGAGAGCCAGCTCTCCCACAGAGCACCGGCTGCAGCGCCATCGCCGGGGCCGTCCAAGCGAGTCAGGGGCGAAACGCGCTCTCCCCAGGCACAGGGCAGCCGGTTTGGCTCCCCCGCCAAGAGAAAGAGGCCGGCTACCTCCCACGATGGCGGCAAGTCCGGCCGTGGCATGGCCAAGGTGTGGTACTGCGAGTGTAGCCTGCGGTTCGCGGACGAGGCTCTGGCGAGCCAGCACTTGCTGGCGTCCAACCAGATCTTCCATAAGTGTGGCGTTTGCGACAAGCTGATGGGTGAGTCGTCCATCGCCCGGCTACACATGAGCCGTTTCCACGGCGGCGCCCACCTGACCAACTTCCTGCTACACTGCCGCAAGTGCCAGGTGGACATGCCGCGAATGGAGGACATCATGGCTCACGTGGGCACCGCACACCAGGGTCACACGTTCTAccaggagaagaaggaggaggtggcagtggcagcagcagccaaAGCAGCGGCCAAAGCGCGCGATCTAGAACAGCCGGGTAGTGCGTCCACCAGCGGCAGGAGACCAGGGGCTGGACCTGAACCGGACCGGGCGTCTCCCGAGAAGCAGGCGTGGCTCTGCCGGATGTGCGAGGACCTGTTCGGCTCGGAGGCGGCGGTGGCCGAGCACTGCGGCGACCTGACGGCGCACAGCTTCCAGAGGTTCGCCTGCGCCCACTGCCCCCAGAAGTTCTTCAAGGAGGCCACGCTGCGGCGCCACTGTCACGCTGAGCACCAGGGCCTGGAGCTCGTCACGCGCTTCTTCTGCGGCCTCTGCGAGAGCATGCTCTACGACACCGAGCAGGACTTCCTCCAGCACTACGCCAGCCTCCATGGGAAAGACTACTACTGCATGGACGCACCCCAGCCCAGCACTTCCACCGCGCATCAACAGGTCTTGGATCAGCCGGTCGACACCGCCACCGCAATGGATGTGGACCCTGAGCGGCTCTGTCCCTGCATGAGCGTGGATTTGCCCAAGGACAAGGCCAAGGCCACGTACACGCGGTGCATGAAGCAGATGGCCAACAACCGCAAGTGCAGTTACGCCTGCAGCCTTTGCGATGAGCAGGTGCTGTCCTACGGGCAAATCAAGACTCATGTGCACACGAAGCATGGCGCACCGAAGCAAGCCAAGGCCTTCACGGTAGTGTGCGGGGCGTGTTCGGAGAAACATGAAGACGTACCGGCCTTCCACAGTCACTACCACGCCCAGCACTGCCCCCTAGAGCCCTGTGTGAGCTCCCGCAGTTGCAGCCAAACGGCCGAGGCCTCGACCTCGACCAGCACCAAGATTCTGCATGCTGAGGAGATCTGCCCGGAAAAGCATGGCAAATGTTCTCCAACAAACGACATCCACAGTAAGGACTTTGATGTTCACCAAAGCAAATAGAAAAAAGCTATGCTTAACAATAAACTAATATGTAGTTTGAGAAATAGGGACGAAGTGCTGTTTGTGTTCAGTTGAAGGGTTGATTATCTTCTGTGAATGAACTTTTTTACCTTACCTTAAATGCAGCCCGATAGGGACTCATTTTACACATACAAACGTATGAACAGTCAACACATAGCTAATGCATTTCTAACTATTGTTCCAGTGGAAGAATATGAAGACGTGAAGCAGGTCATGTCACTGGTGTCTTCGGAAAAAGAAGACAAGAAATCTGATGAAGGTGTGTAGCTACCTGACGTTGTATTTTTCCTGTCATATACCATTTCTTATGAGAGACGTTTCCAACTCCCCGTCCCTTTTTTGTACAGATGAGTCTGATGAGGAGTTGAAACGCGCCCTGGCCCTAAGTGAGGAGGAAGCGAAGAAGCCCACACCCTTTGATAATGGTGagtacccacccacccccaaatatgtaagggataatgtatagaatgttGGTTATTAtctgaaaataagtcccgacagggcgaataGGTTAtgtcctgaagggacttattttctgataatgaccggcgttctatacattatcccgcttattacacggctacttgtcaaaacagaaaaataaactccacaagATATGACTCTTTATTTTTTTACCGTTTTATCATGGCTTTtgcagaaacaaatagtttgcagcacacactgaacttgaatcaaacattctttagaacacagctgatcaaccgtctgctttcacttttaaatgttccattgcaagaagtgaccggactatttgcggagtgatatgaaagacgtcaATAtcaagcacaaaacccattttccttgacactaccttggagcattctgcagcattatgaagagctgtGTAAAAGATTATTTGTGGTAGTACTAGCAATGGCTGATTATGGAATCTTTTTCTGACAGATGTTCATGCATCAGTGTGACCTCAATGTAGGTATGTTTAAATAgatcactgtaggctacattcacaGCATCTTTATAGGTTGGTGTGGTGTTAAGGTATATTGAGGCACAatttaagtgtttgtgtgtgtgtgtgtgtgtgtgtgtgtgtgtgtgtgtgttaaatcgGTAAAATGTATGGACTTTGATCTTCGCAGACCCAATATCCCAAACATTATTTGTGTACAGGAATGTTATAATCATGGTGAGAAATCAGATTTAAACATGAACCTGGAGACATGAAACATCAACCTGGAAAACTTCAATATCATCAAATGATTATACATCAAATGAATATATGATAAAAACAGAAGGGCAAAATGAACTTTTGAGGGATGAATAATTTTGTACTGGTTGTCTAAACTGTTATAAACAAATGTGGCATCAGTATCATAGCTTCTGGAAGGCACATGCACAATCACCCAAGTTTGTGGAAAGAAATAGATATCAGATGCTAAAGCTACAGTATATTACATCATGCAATGTGTATAGGCCCATTCATTAATCACACTGGTTTCTTACTACTCAATTCATGTGACAGACACTCTTGTCTATTATTCCACAGAAATGGAGGAAGCTTTAAGAAGAAGTCTGGAAGAGTTCTAATATTGCAGAGGAccctatttttttttgttttttgttttgtttttgctgttCTTTATATGTGTTGTTGTTCAAAACATACACAAGGGTATGTGTACAGGTGATGTCTGGCTGTTTGTAAATTATTTTGAATAAAACTGGAATGCTCTACTTTTGTTTCTTCTTGGGACTCTGGTTTGTGGTCCTGTGCGAATTGTTCATGAAATGAGATCTCTCACTTGACTAGAAATCACTCCCTCCCCCAACACTCTCGCTCCTGCTCGAGGAGTCTGCTGGATAACGGCCACCCATGTTTGGAAATGTTTACTGGGCTGCACCGTCCGTCAAGGAAACCGCTAGAACGTGCTCCAGGGAGTAACTACTCCCCCGGCTGTCCTCAATAGTTGTGGCACCTTTCAACGGCAACTTAATTGTGCCTTCGGTATGGCCCAAGCAAAGATCCAGGCGAAAATGAACGAAGCAAAAGGAGGGCTGTTCAGTAGATCTATGTCAATGGCCGATCGTTCGTCGCGACTTGTAGAGAATTTGGACCAGCTTGAGATAAGGTATCGTTAAATCAACAAGCATGACAGTTTTGAATTTACACTATACAGTTGCCTTTTTTACTTGCACGCTCAGAATTCACATCATTATTTCTCTTTTGAACAAATGTCCGATGAGTGTGACCATGAACATGTAACATATTTCCTCGTGGACAAGCCTAACGAAACTTGCCATAGGCCTACGTTGTAGGCAACCAACGTTTTGCGAGTGGGCTATAAATGATTCAGGCCTAGCTAGGCTACCTTAATATTTCGATTAAAGTAATGATGTAAACAGGCTGGTTTTGTCAGCTGTGGTTGTGCACTGTGTCTTCGTGGGTGAGTGAATCGGAACCCTGTCAGTGAGACGAGACCGACTATTTGCAACACTtgttgcattttttgcattgttCTGTCTTGTTACAAAAAAGCAATTCAGTTTTGTCATTTTTATACAAATGTAACGTCTcttcgttcattcattcaatgAGCCGTGCTTTTGTCTCCAATTAAAATGCATTGAGTAATGTAAGAATTGTCCCCGATGAATATTTTTCAGGGTGGAGACTCTGAGAGAAGCAGCCACTGCAATGGAACAAGAAAGGGAGTGCTTACTAGAGATTATTCAGTCCATACAGAACAGTCAGGAAATGCGCAGTATCTCTGATGGTAAGTTTGGGTTGCAGGCCTTTGAGATGTTCATGATTATGAGTTGAGGGTTGTGTTACTTCATTTACTAATGAGAACATGGGCCTTTACTTAAATCAGGAGTTTGAGTTTGTATGGTTGTATGTGATCGTACGTGTATGGCTCAGCATTGAATATTCTAGATCTTGTTGAATAAGCTATTGTACAATAGCGTAGATGACAGAAGTGTGACAGCTGTCAGTGAACTCCACATGAGCGCTCTTGCGCAAGGGCTCTCCAAGTGACCTTACAAATTTGTAAACCATTTTCTCATAGGCGAAAGAGAGGAGCTTACTCTGACAGCCAACCGTCTCATGGGAAGGACGCTGACGGTCAACATTTCTGTGGATACAATTCGCAACCCTCAGCAAGAGGACGCTCTGCAAAAAGCTATGGCGCTTATCGACGATATCGCCAAGAAGGTGATTGATGATCTGGACAGCGCGAAGAAGAGGCTGATGGCGTTGCACGCAGCCTGCGTGACTGAGGCACCTCCCGTGCCCATCGATCAGAAGTTCCAGAGCATAGTGATTAGTTGCGCTTTGGAGGACCAAAAAAAGATCAAAAGACGACTGGAAACCCTGATCAGGAACGTGGACAATGCCGAAAAAAACATCAAGATTATGGATCACCAGAATGTGGAGGAGTCAAAATTGAATGGCAAATAGTTCTGCAAATAATCCCCATAAACACATGATTAAAGATTTGAAagattcttaaaaaaaaaaaaaaagtccgaatgccaatgtaggctatttaactgTGCTCAAATGTAGTTTTAAATACCAAGTGAGTCCCATATAAAGAGGAAACACACCCTCCTATTATGGTTACGAAAGAACAAGAACATTCCAATTAGACTTTTAATAGCACGAAATTGACGCAATCACATTTCACTACTCTGTTTACACTCTGTCCTCAAACTGTAACTAAGGACTGTTTCAATTAGAGGGTGGGTGTAGGAATGATAATGTATATGGACTTTTGTCATGGAGGCACGAAGGGGAGCTGTCAAACCAAGCCTATGGCCCATCCTGCCTTGAAAGGTATTCTAACCGCCAGGCGCCAGCAAGCCTCTGTATATAACACTGATCAATTAACAATGCTATTTAAAAATATGTGttcaaataatatttttaaaaatagatGTTTACACTGTATTGAGAGAAATCGTATTCACCTTAACAAATAGGCTTACTGCCGTTTGTTTTTATCTTAAAGGGTTCAGTCCTGTGAAATTTCTAGTAGTGACACTGATGCACAATAAAATGGAATCATTATTgacatgtctgtatgtatgaatTCCTCAGTCCAAGAGCACTTTGAAAGTCCATTAAGTCAAAGGCAAAAATGTAACTCGGACATCACGTAATCATTTAATCGAATTCTGTGACATAGCAGATGAATGGGTTGAACTGTGAACGCCTGGCAGACTGAGCCAATCGACCAGAGTCCTGAGACAGGGAGGCTTGCTCATGTATTGTGATCTCTGTAACCCCTGACTCATTGGGGAGGACACAGGAGGGCTGCGCCGGGTGGGAGGCTTTTGTGTGATGAATCCTTCTATCCTCACCCAAACCAGTGATGTAATCGCAGGAGAACGCACAGCTCGTTTTATAGGCGTGCACTGAGAAAGTCATAGAGGACTTTCACCTCCTTATATGTGACTGCTCGCTGCATCACCTGCATTAAATATGACATTGGGTgcagaataaaagaaaaaaaaaaaaaatctcagaaTTACAACCAaccaaaaaaaaatgtactgCCCTTTATGAGGTCATTTACAGAATATACAACACAATCATATTCAAGGTAACCATTTCAGTTAGCAGAACATCCTTTATATCTGCTAGTAGCAATGATGTGTATGCACATAGTGTCCTACTGTTGCCAAACAAAAGTTCTGATGTTTgcctaattatttattaacTTAGGAATAGATATGATCAGGTACACTCAAATTAGTGTACAACCAATGCTTTCCTTATTTTGAACCAAGAGGCAGGGAACACAGAAGGCAGATATGTAGGCGTTTCCTTAATGTCTTTTATTGTTCATTTAATCTCAACATAGTCTCAATtatgaaaataatgaaatagcACACCATGAATGTTTTCACTAGGAACTGAGTTAgggcaaaataaaacaaaaaaataagcaGCCACACTTCAATGAAGAAGATGTAAACATACATTACACAGGAAATGTGCTGTAGGCATTAGATGTAAGGCAGGCATGAATTGGTTTAAGACGAATGGGTCTTTCATGTTCAAATAAACAGTTATGTTAAAACTATGAACTAAAATAAGTAAAACCCAAACTCGGGTTCAATATGTGCAATGCAACAGGCACATAAGGAAACTGTATTTTCTCTGTGCTCTTAGCAAGTAGTGATCTTATGCTGAAATGCTTAATAACCTAACCAATTCCTGAAATCACACCATAATCTGAAAACACTCCATTCAATGACAGTACCAAAAACACTGTTGTACATGTACTTGTGTGCTTGTTTACAAAGATACTTCATACACTCAAGTCCATTAGGTGCATCCAAGGCAATTCATGAGAATGAGAAGtgaacacatactgtagctgtAGTTTTCTACTTGGTTTTCTATGGGTCTCAGTTAGTGTTGTGTGAAACGCAAATAATTGTAACAGTGTACAACCCACTTTTGAGGGCATGCATGATTGAGAGAATATTCGCTGACCTTAAAAACCAAGAGACTAACTAAAAGAATGGTACATGGATAGGCATGATTTCATCTCCAacacaagtcataaacattaaTATACACTCAgaggtctaaaaaaaaaaaaaaaaaaagcatctggaattttacatttttcttcTTAGAACAatcaacttgtcaaaataatgtTCCAAATATAGGATACAAGTAAACCGTATGTGTAACAGAACAATCCACAATATTTCCATGACATGAGACGTGATTGTACTTTTTAAATTCCTGTTTGAGCGTAGACTCAGGGCGGCAAAATGGTTACTAGTGAAGCTTGCGGGTGACCACAGAAGCAAACTAGCACCAAGGTATCTCTGTTTTGTATCAATTCAATTATTTGATATGAATTTTTACTACAGTTGAAGTGCAATGGAAGTACCTTGTAGGACTTGACTGCTTTCCGTGCCTTCCTACAGCTGAAGTTACATTGTGCAACAGGTCCCCACACCTTGGGTGATCATTTAAGCCCTACTTCTAACCACACACTTCAACTCACCATTCATGCCTGTATAACAAATGTTTAGTATTTCTGTATAATTATGGATTTACCTATCAGTTATATTCTAATTCTTTAAAATATATACAATTAATATTAAACAGTTAGAATCATTTCAAAGCTATTTGGCACGGAATTTCCTGCGAAGTTTCAGGCAATTCATGGTCTGACTATATTTCAGAGACACCAACAACATTCATATAAAAATACCTTTAGGAGAAAAGTGCACCTGATGACTTCTCATCAGGTGGCTCTCTTCCGTGATATGTACCATATATGACTatcaaacatttacattttcagtAAAAGCAAATGAAATACTATGGAGCTGGAGTGTTTTGATTGGGCTAACAGCAATACACTTAGAGGAAGAATTTAGCAGGAGACTGAtccctttctgtttttctttcggAGAATTTTTCTCCGGCGTCtcagtaaaaataaatgttttttttccgggATTCTTGTCGGGTAAACTGGAATCAACCAGTCATTGGTCCCAAGTTACTGCCGCTGACACACAGCATGCAGAATCAGCTACTCTACTAGGAAAAAGCTAAACTTTTAAAGACCTTTGGATCTCTAGTATTTGAATAAGGCACAGTCGTATGCTAACATCCTGCTCAAAGTTTATGGCCATTAGCCTAGTATACCTACCAGTACAAACATATTGCACAGATGAGCAGTCAAATGCACATAGGTCATTtgtttcaaataataataaaaaaaaaaaacagaaaactaaAAAAAGGCAGAATTTACATACATATGTAGCTATGTCCCATTGATGTGTAAGAATCATACCCTGGTCTAGACCACAAGTAAAGCACAACTTGGGTTACCTATCAGAACTGTGCACTTCATTGTGTACCATCATAGATAGGCCAGACTTATTTTCTAAAATGCAGTACCATTTGCAAACACCAGGTGGAGACAGAATCCCAACCTGCCGCTAAGACAACCGGACTCGCCTGCTgctcattcacaaagagcaaAAGAGGTGGAGAATTGTGACATACGTGGAGTAGGTTAGCAGCAATGCTAGGAAGCAGACTACAGtcaatgctagcaatgctagaTTAAATAGGTTAAAATGGAAAGCAATACCccccaggttgtttttgctttttgatCTAAATGAAGGCCGTCACCACATCTTCCGGTTTACTGAAGAGATGTCTCCACTTTCATTGCATTCTTAATGGCAAGTCAGGTCAGGAAATAAACTAGTCTCTATAGATAAGCCACGCTTTTGTTAAGACTTCCATCTCTCTGACCTGGCAGCCAAGACAGGATTATTAGTGTTATTATaatgttattatttttcttttttagaaaGAGAAGGGAATCTTGTTAAATCAGCCTGCAGCCACCAAAAGGGTTTTTACTTTTCTTGGTCCTCTGCTTATTCGGTCGCAAGTTGATGACCTCGCGTCCGTTCAGACTGCTAGAGTTCTGGCTTAAGTGTCCTCCGCTTGTCGTGTTGAAAACTCCTGCAATAAAATCATCATGACAAATGGCAATTACATCACATGATCACAGAAAATCAAAGAATGGTCACACTccaaaaatctttcttttttgctgGGTTATTCCATTAGCATCAGGGGAAAAGAACAAACGTTTCGGACTCATGGCCTTCGTCAGTGTGTTTCCACTGACGAACACACAGTGTAACACACTGACGAAGGCCATAAGTTTCCTGGatcacacacccacaagaaAACAAATAGGAGAGAGCggtgtttgcaaagaaaaggacTCTTATTATCGCATGATCACAACAATTAACCTGGTTATGGTGGTGCTGGTATTGAAACTGTTGTCCAAGCCTGTAATATTCAGTAAGCATCATGTTGGGGTAAGATAAAATACCAATAATGCTAAAGGAAAACAAGTTACTCTTCTCTCTTAAAACAAAAGGATCTGACGCTTCAATAAGGGAAGCCTTACCAATCTTATTGCTTGTTGAGTGAACCTCAGGCTCCTCGGCTGTCTGTTGCTTGAGTCTTTGAAGATATTTTTCAGCCAGATACTTAAAAACTACAGGGAAAGTTGGGCAGATTTATGATAAAGGCTTGTTATATTGCATGTACACTTGGATCACATCTTAGAAGTAGATGTACCACTcaacacacaataaatacataCTCCATTTACAttacacaataaatacattatacatCTCATGAATCAAGTCAGATTTTTATGTATTCAGAGGCCTCTCTTCAGTTCCTTTTTGTTGTGGTTGTGACAGGGGTAGGTTGTGGGGTGAGGTGTTTGTGGTCACTCACCTTCATTGACATTGAGGTCCTCCTTTACAGATGCCCGGTAAAATCTCAACTTGAGCTTTTTGGCGAGACCTTCGGCCTCCTCACTGAAAGCATAGATGACCGATGTTTAGCAAACACAGCTATATATTATCCTTAACTAGGTGATGGCCAGGGCTCTCTTGTGAAAAAAAGACCTGACTCCTCCTAGGATAAACACATgacaaattaaaaataaataaacagacctTCAGTAACACACATCAGGACTTCAAAAACTACCAAACCCACAACCAGACTGTTGCAGACAGTTGATAATATTGAACTCCCTAAAGAACCCCAGGGAATCTtgcaccacaaaaaaaaaaaacatttgatctATTCATCAGTTCTCTCCAGCAAGTGGGCTAAACATTTGTCCCGTTTCCAAATTTAGTAGActtcaagacaaaaaaaaaaaaaaagtttcttaCTTTTTTATCACTGTGTCATCCAAGAGGTCAATTTTGTTCTGCACTAGGACAGTCGGGATGTCCCCCACCTCTATCTCCACCTTCTCTCTCCAGCTGCTGATGGCTTCAAAGGACTCTCTGTCTGTGGTGGAGAAAACCAGCACGCACGCCtgggcacctgcacacacacacccacccaatacaccaatgcattaaaaaaaaaacaacactgttTTTAATTAAAGTTTGGGAGCTACTCCGGCAGACATTCTCTTTTGTTTTAGCCTTTGTCtactttgtcctgcacctggcctGAAACACAACCACTCCAACAAACCAGCTGTCATGGTCTTCACATTAGAGGCAGGTGGTAAAGCCTCAAATAATCCCAATATACTTACGATACTTAAAATAATGATTTCAAACCATGACACTTAAGATGATGATCTCAACCATAATCTACAATCTATGATGTTTTAACATTACTCTGCTGATTTCATTTAATAaaaaccaaaaccaaaaacagacatGCCAAATTGCCATTGTTCATCAAGTTATCCCCAACATGCATGGGGCCCTTGCTAACAAAATGGACTAATTAAAGTAGTgaccctgtgtgtatgtgtccagtCAGTCTCACCTCTGTAGTAGGCCTTTGTGATGGCATCAAACTCCTCCTGTCCGGCTGTGTCCCACAGCATCAGCCGCACATCTTCATCGTTGACTCTGGGAGGGGGAAACATGAGCACGTGGACACATAAGACTTCGGCAAACACCGCAAA
Proteins encoded:
- the znf451 gene encoding E3 SUMO-protein ligase ZNF451 isoform X2; this translates as MSSDVVDVDDDDVEFVSEGPLRPVLEFIDLSSEDADNDENPMEDDIDKHKAQVTSTLDRLARQVAAEKQERADKCKAFKRKVISQQAHGRQELAVSHSNGETHNAKRCVDMWLKMPGVKPGVITSGMGWRRQSAASASMFKASPQTCPVVNCGRVYENKALLEGHLIRFDHSPCDPSIFLKGSPSVQYACTACGWHFDTKDSWRTHQQSKISSSNPGSHRSSQTCQQIACFACPTCCLLFNIRDECLRHMAEKDHFSECIKGFASKDVATPIPVPRYAKNRLTALCKEVGFSIRCSGCHKRLTSHMEARAHFNVHCRNATALAVADQTVAEVMRQLIIRGRCAACPKIFHSQDEIDEHRQQTQHAVEPTGSMEKAILHYSDYQESQLSHRAPAAAPSPGPSKRVRGETRSPQAQGSRFGSPAKRKRPATSHDGGKSGRGMAKVWYCECSLRFADEALASQHLLASNQIFHKCGVCDKLMGESSIARLHMSRFHGGAHLTNFLLHCRKCQVDMPRMEDIMAHVGTAHQGHTFYQEKKEEVAVAAAAKAAAKARDLEQPGSASTSGRRPGAGPEPDRASPEKQAWLCRMCEDLFGSEAAVAEHCGDLTAHSFQRFACAHCPQKFFKEATLRRHCHAEHQGLELVTRFFCGLCESMLYDTEQDFLQHYASLHGKDYYCMDAPQPSTSTAHQQVLDQPVDTATAMDVDPERLCPCMSVDLPKDKAKATYTRCMKQMANNRKCSYACSLCDEQVLSYGQIKTHVHTKHGAPKQAKAFTVVCGACSEKHEDVPAFHSHYHAQHCPLEPCVSSRSCSQTAEASTSTSTKILHAEEICPEKHGKCSPTNDIHMEEYEDVKQVMSLVSSEKEDKKSDEDESDEELKRALALSEEEAKKPTPFDNDVHASV
- the znf451 gene encoding E3 SUMO-protein ligase ZNF451 isoform X1 — encoded protein: MSSDVVDVDDDDVEFVSEGPLRPVLEFIDLSSEDADNDENPMEDDIDKHKAQVTSTLDRLARQVAAEKQERADKCKAFKRKVISQQAHGRQELAVSHSNGETHNAKRCVDMWLKMPGVKPGVITSGMGWRRQSAASASMFKASPQTCPVVNCGRVYENKALLEGHLIRFDHSPCDPSIFLKGSPSVQYACTACGWHFDTKDSWRTHQQSKISSSNPGSHRSSQTCQQIACFACPTCCLLFNIRDECLRHMAEKDHFSECIKGFASKDVATPIPVPRYAKNRLTALCKEVGFSIRCSGCHKRLTSHMEARAHFNVHCRNATALAVADQTVAEVMRQLIIRGRCAACPKIFHSQDEIDEHRQQTQHAVEPTGSMEKAILHYSDYQESQLSHRAPAAAPSPGPSKRVRGETRSPQAQGSRFGSPAKRKRPATSHDGGKSGRGMAKVWYCECSLRFADEALASQHLLASNQIFHKCGVCDKLMGESSIARLHMSRFHGGAHLTNFLLHCRKCQVDMPRMEDIMAHVGTAHQGHTFYQEKKEEVAVAAAAKAAAKARDLEQPGSASTSGRRPGAGPEPDRASPEKQAWLCRMCEDLFGSEAAVAEHCGDLTAHSFQRFACAHCPQKFFKEATLRRHCHAEHQGLELVTRFFCGLCESMLYDTEQDFLQHYASLHGKDYYCMDAPQPSTSTAHQQVLDQPVDTATAMDVDPERLCPCMSVDLPKDKAKATYTRCMKQMANNRKCSYACSLCDEQVLSYGQIKTHVHTKHGAPKQAKAFTVVCGACSEKHEDVPAFHSHYHAQHCPLEPCVSSRSCSQTAEASTSTSTKILHAEEICPEKHGKCSPTNDIHMEEYEDVKQVMSLVSSEKEDKKSDEDESDEELKRALALSEEEAKKPTPFDNEMEEALRRSLEEF
- the bag2 gene encoding BAG family molecular chaperone regulator 2, with the protein product MAQAKIQAKMNEAKGGLFSRSMSMADRSSRLVENLDQLEIRVETLREAATAMEQERECLLEIIQSIQNSQEMRSISDGEREELTLTANRLMGRTLTVNISVDTIRNPQQEDALQKAMALIDDIAKKVIDDLDSAKKRLMALHAACVTEAPPVPIDQKFQSIVISCALEDQKKIKRRLETLIRNVDNAEKNIKIMDHQNVEESKLNGK
- the rab23 gene encoding ras-related protein Rab-23; translated protein: MLEEDMEVAIKVVVVGNGAVGKSSMIQRYCKGIFTKDYKKTIGVDFLERQIVVNDEDVRLMLWDTAGQEEFDAITKAYYRGAQACVLVFSTTDRESFEAISSWREKVEIEVGDIPTVLVQNKIDLLDDTVIKNEEAEGLAKKLKLRFYRASVKEDLNVNEVFKYLAEKYLQRLKQQTAEEPEVHSTSNKIGVFNTTSGGHLSQNSSSLNGREVINLRPNKQRTKKSKNPFGGCRLI